In Chryseobacterium lactis, a single genomic region encodes these proteins:
- a CDS encoding DUF4252 domain-containing protein produces the protein MKIFKNIFLVILMIGALESCVVSKKPNMDFFSNSGYDFKGAKFTSFNVPMLLAKPYIKKALKEDGESEELINLVKKISKIKVLTVENGSKEMLKDYARYLNDNHYEDWATIKHDGDNVNVRVKQTGDAIKNMLITVNSDKELVFVDVKGSFTADDISRMISAVSDK, from the coding sequence ATGAAAATTTTTAAAAACATTTTCCTTGTTATTCTGATGATTGGCGCACTTGAATCCTGCGTCGTTTCAAAAAAACCAAATATGGATTTCTTTTCAAATTCAGGGTACGATTTCAAAGGAGCAAAATTTACAAGCTTTAATGTGCCGATGCTTTTGGCTAAGCCTTACATAAAGAAGGCACTGAAAGAAGATGGAGAAAGTGAAGAGTTAATCAATCTCGTAAAGAAAATTTCCAAAATCAAAGTTCTTACCGTAGAGAATGGAAGTAAAGAAATGCTTAAAGACTATGCCCGATATTTAAATGACAATCATTATGAAGACTGGGCAACCATAAAGCATGACGGAGATAATGTAAACGTAAGAGTGAAACAAACCGGTGATGCTATCAAAAATATGCTAATTACCGTGAACTCAGATAAAGAATTGGTTTTTGTAGATGTAAAAGGGAGTTTTACAGCTGATGACATTTCCAGAATGATCAGCGCCGTTTCAGATAAGTAA
- a CDS encoding DUF4407 domain-containing protein has product MKTNQQTINQANHKINWFQKFLMVCSGGNIHILRKTPSEWNKFSGIGGIVLFTAVFATLSAGYAMYTVFDNIWAATGFGILWGLMIFNLDRYIVSSIKKTGTWWNQILMAIPRLVLATFLGIIISKPLELKIFEKEVNKQLNTIIQRNKKQLQGEMTGRILQQSGPFETEKKQISEKTAQYQKAYDSASVELEKEILGKQTGLTSGKEGFGSNAKRKQQLKERRRLDLENYQKQSAPRLDYLDKEISKVYTNLETERKSTETFEDKFNGFAARLQALDELGKSSAIIGLAAAFIMGLFICLEISPVIVKLISHVGPYDYLLEKTENDFRLYSKEKIEKGNALTDFRIEDFKDNLKN; this is encoded by the coding sequence ATGAAAACAAACCAACAAACTATAAATCAAGCGAATCACAAAATAAACTGGTTCCAGAAGTTTCTTATGGTATGTTCCGGCGGAAATATCCATATTTTAAGAAAGACTCCGAGCGAATGGAATAAATTTTCAGGCATCGGAGGAATTGTACTATTCACTGCAGTATTTGCTACTTTATCCGCAGGCTATGCGATGTATACGGTATTTGATAACATCTGGGCAGCAACAGGCTTTGGAATCCTGTGGGGTCTAATGATATTTAACCTGGACAGATATATTGTTTCATCGATTAAAAAAACCGGAACATGGTGGAATCAGATTCTTATGGCCATTCCCAGATTGGTACTCGCTACCTTCTTAGGAATTATCATTTCAAAACCTTTAGAGCTTAAAATTTTTGAAAAGGAAGTTAATAAGCAGCTGAACACCATTATTCAAAGAAATAAAAAACAGCTTCAGGGTGAGATGACCGGAAGAATTCTTCAACAAAGCGGACCTTTTGAAACTGAGAAAAAACAAATTTCAGAAAAAACAGCCCAGTACCAAAAAGCATATGATTCAGCCTCGGTAGAGCTTGAAAAAGAAATTTTAGGAAAGCAAACCGGCTTAACCAGTGGTAAAGAAGGGTTTGGATCAAATGCCAAACGGAAGCAGCAATTGAAGGAACGGCGCAGACTTGATCTTGAGAACTATCAAAAACAATCCGCTCCACGACTGGATTATTTAGATAAAGAAATATCTAAAGTATATACCAACCTGGAAACAGAAAGAAAATCTACTGAAACTTTTGAAGATAAGTTTAACGGATTTGCAGCCAGACTTCAGGCGCTGGATGAGCTTGGTAAAAGTTCTGCCATTATAGGACTCGCGGCAGCTTTTATCATGGGCTTATTTATTTGTCTTGAGATCTCGCCGGTTATTGTAAAATTGATATCTCATGTAGGACCCTATGACTATCTTCTTGAAAAAACAGAAAATGATTTCAGGCTCTACTCCAAAGAAAAAATTGAGAAAGGAAACGCTCTGACTGATTTTCGTATCGAAGATTTTAAAGATAATTTAAAAAATTAG
- a CDS encoding KTSC domain-containing protein has product MPSSVVNHFIYFPDTEILRIIYQSGSVYDYLKVPAYIVKKFSEAKSKGTFLNKVIKPRFKYTRVQ; this is encoded by the coding sequence ATGCCATCAAGTGTAGTGAATCATTTCATTTATTTTCCAGACACTGAAATATTAAGAATTATATATCAGTCGGGATCAGTATATGATTATCTTAAAGTACCGGCTTATATTGTGAAAAAATTCAGCGAGGCAAAATCTAAAGGAACTTTTCTGAATAAGGTAATCAAACCTAGATTTAAATATACCAGGGTTCAATAA
- the guaB gene encoding IMP dehydrogenase, producing the protein MSIHNKIVETAITFDDVLLVPSYSEVLPNQVSLKSRLTDKIMLNVPIVSAAMDTVTEGDLAIALARVGGLGFIHKNMTIAEQAAQVNRVKRSENGMISDPVTLSKDHTLAQAKDLMSRYKISGLPVVDNDNVLIGIITNRDVKYQENLDMKVEEIMTKENLITSDKDTNLEKAKEILLRNRVEKLPIVDKDNKLVGLITIKDIDNQLEYPNANKDQNGRLIVGAGVGVGEDTLDRIEALVKAGVDIVAIDSAHGHSKGVLDKISEIRKAYPDLDIVGGNIVTAEAAKDLIKAGANVLKVGVGPGSICTTRVVAGVGVPQLSAIYNVYEYAQSQNVTVIADGGIKLSGDIVKAIASGAGAVMLGSLLAGTDEAPGEEIIFQGRKFKSYQGMGSLSAMKRGGKERYFQSEAKKFVPEGIEGRVPHKGKLEDVIFQLTGGLRAGMGYCGAKDIEALQNDSKLVMITGSGLKESHPHDVIITQEAPNYSL; encoded by the coding sequence ATGTCTATTCATAACAAAATTGTAGAGACAGCCATCACTTTCGATGACGTTCTTCTAGTCCCTTCTTATTCAGAAGTTTTACCTAACCAGGTTTCATTAAAATCAAGACTTACCGACAAAATCATGCTGAATGTTCCGATAGTTTCCGCTGCGATGGACACCGTTACTGAAGGAGATCTTGCAATCGCTCTGGCAAGAGTGGGAGGTTTAGGTTTCATTCACAAGAACATGACGATCGCTGAGCAGGCTGCACAGGTGAACAGAGTAAAACGTTCCGAAAACGGAATGATCTCTGATCCGGTAACCCTTTCCAAAGATCATACTTTAGCACAGGCTAAAGATCTGATGTCGAGATATAAAATCTCGGGTTTACCAGTAGTAGATAATGATAATGTTTTGATCGGAATCATCACCAACAGAGATGTAAAGTATCAGGAGAATCTTGATATGAAAGTAGAGGAGATCATGACCAAAGAAAACCTGATCACCTCAGATAAAGATACCAATCTTGAAAAAGCCAAAGAAATTCTTCTTAGAAACAGAGTAGAAAAACTACCGATCGTTGATAAAGATAATAAGCTAGTAGGTTTAATTACCATCAAAGATATCGACAATCAACTTGAATATCCTAATGCCAACAAAGATCAGAACGGACGCCTTATCGTAGGAGCCGGAGTTGGAGTTGGAGAGGATACTTTAGACAGAATTGAAGCATTGGTAAAAGCCGGTGTTGATATTGTGGCAATAGATTCTGCTCATGGTCACTCTAAAGGAGTATTAGATAAAATTTCTGAAATCAGAAAAGCATATCCGGACTTAGATATCGTAGGTGGAAATATTGTAACAGCTGAAGCTGCAAAAGATCTTATCAAAGCTGGAGCAAACGTTCTTAAAGTAGGAGTTGGGCCAGGTTCTATCTGTACAACCAGAGTGGTTGCCGGAGTAGGAGTTCCTCAATTATCTGCTATTTATAACGTATATGAGTATGCTCAATCTCAAAATGTAACGGTAATTGCTGATGGTGGAATTAAGCTTTCAGGAGATATCGTAAAAGCAATTGCAAGTGGAGCAGGAGCAGTAATGCTGGGATCTCTTTTAGCTGGAACAGATGAGGCTCCGGGTGAGGAGATTATCTTCCAGGGAAGAAAATTCAAGTCTTACCAAGGGATGGGCAGTCTTTCTGCTATGAAGAGAGGAGGTAAAGAAAGATACTTTCAGAGTGAAGCCAAGAAATTTGTTCCGGAAGGAATTGAAGGAAGAGTACCTCACAAAGGAAAATTGGAAGATGTAATTTTCCAGTTGACAGGAGGTTTAAGAGCAGGTATGGGATATTGTGGGGCTAAAGATATTGAAGCTTTACAAAACGATTCCAAATTGGTTATGATCACAGGAAGCGGGTTGAAAGAATCGCATCCGCATGATGTAATCATCACACAGGAAGCTCCGAATTATTCATTGTAA
- a CDS encoding AAA family ATPase, with protein MIIDKEEIKKKKKKLDDCKAFLKKEFIGIDKIIDDIMEYIQIWYLMPEILTRPVVINLWGMTGVGKTDLVRKMVRFLEFQNRFVEIELSNSDETSWSKSVSDIFQSNGLSDEKPSIVLFDEIQRFNTLDPDGTPVPQTKFTDFWELLSDGRLSKREREDLEHYLFSYLLRKKENDRRKLNGETELDENPYLNLWDAKELKKYLSMDDDVMSIIDMKEEDMIKLIRKKQKEKKIYEPVNYSKMLIIISGNLDEAFQMSRETSEADIDANIYHAFTKKITVVDIKNALSRKFRPEQVARFGNIHLIYFSLKTEDFNKLIQREINTLKHNTKTKFGVGLKINKNINDLIYRNGVFPVQGVRPVFSSVVDILDTNLSKFLFEAIIHEDQSIEIDYLEQQKIITGKVGNRVIEIPYLGKIDKIRQSNLEDAVANISVHECGHAVCYMLYTGFVPLQLKSKVASSYAAGFTFPHQIHDTKESILDRVKIYLAGGIAEEIVFGDKNASIGRSHDREQATILAIDYIRKYGFEVNYQATYNLEEYPHRMQQHITDERVENLMQELARKTKEDLIQHLVLLKNISKQLGEKGSLQPKEVSDIAKKHGLTVDIREEGHLHIVDYHKMLNS; from the coding sequence ATGATTATTGACAAAGAAGAAATCAAGAAGAAAAAGAAAAAGCTGGATGATTGTAAAGCATTCCTGAAAAAAGAATTTATCGGGATAGACAAGATCATCGATGACATAATGGAATATATCCAGATCTGGTATCTTATGCCGGAAATTCTGACACGCCCCGTGGTCATCAACCTTTGGGGAATGACGGGAGTAGGAAAAACAGATCTGGTAAGAAAGATGGTACGCTTCCTTGAATTTCAGAACCGCTTTGTCGAAATCGAACTCAGTAATTCTGATGAGACTTCCTGGAGTAAAAGCGTTTCTGACATATTCCAAAGCAATGGTCTGAGTGATGAGAAGCCGAGTATTGTACTTTTTGATGAAATTCAACGTTTTAATACTCTTGACCCTGATGGCACTCCGGTTCCACAAACTAAATTTACAGATTTCTGGGAACTATTAAGCGATGGACGTTTAAGCAAAAGAGAACGCGAAGATCTTGAACATTATCTATTCTCTTATCTTTTGCGTAAAAAAGAAAATGACAGGCGCAAATTAAACGGAGAAACAGAGCTGGATGAAAATCCTTATCTTAATTTATGGGATGCTAAAGAACTCAAAAAATACCTCAGTATGGATGATGATGTGATGAGCATTATTGATATGAAAGAGGAAGACATGATCAAGCTGATCCGTAAAAAGCAGAAGGAAAAGAAAATTTATGAGCCGGTAAATTACAGCAAAATGCTGATTATCATCAGCGGAAATTTAGATGAAGCGTTTCAAATGTCCCGGGAAACCAGCGAGGCAGATATAGACGCCAATATTTATCATGCCTTTACAAAAAAAATAACGGTTGTAGACATTAAGAATGCTTTATCCAGAAAGTTCCGCCCTGAGCAGGTGGCCCGGTTTGGCAATATTCACCTGATTTATTTTTCATTAAAGACAGAGGATTTCAATAAACTGATTCAAAGGGAGATCAATACCCTGAAACATAATACCAAAACAAAATTTGGGGTTGGTTTAAAAATAAATAAAAACATCAATGACCTCATCTACAGAAATGGTGTGTTTCCGGTGCAGGGCGTTCGTCCCGTTTTCAGTAGTGTGGTTGATATTTTGGATACGAACTTGAGTAAGTTTCTTTTTGAAGCAATTATCCATGAAGATCAGTCTATAGAAATTGATTATCTGGAACAACAGAAAATAATTACCGGAAAGGTAGGAAACCGAGTTATTGAAATTCCTTATCTGGGAAAAATAGATAAAATACGACAATCCAACCTAGAGGACGCAGTGGCTAACATCAGTGTCCACGAATGCGGTCATGCCGTTTGTTATATGCTTTACACAGGTTTTGTACCGCTTCAACTTAAAAGCAAAGTGGCAAGCAGCTATGCAGCTGGTTTTACGTTTCCCCATCAGATTCATGACACCAAGGAAAGTATTTTGGATCGGGTTAAAATTTATCTTGCAGGAGGAATTGCTGAAGAAATTGTTTTTGGTGATAAAAACGCCAGTATCGGAAGAAGCCATGACAGGGAGCAGGCAACTATCCTTGCTATTGACTATATCCGGAAATACGGTTTCGAAGTAAATTATCAGGCTACTTATAACCTTGAAGAATATCCTCATCGCATGCAGCAGCATATTACCGATGAAAGGGTTGAAAACTTAATGCAGGAACTCGCCAGGAAAACAAAAGAAGATCTGATCCAGCATCTGGTTCTTTTGAAAAACATAAGCAAACAGCTTGGTGAAAAAGGAAGCCTGCAACCCAAAGAGGTTTCTGATATTGCTAAAAAGCATGGGCTTACTGTGGACATCAGAGAGGAAGGACATCTCCATATAGTTGATTATCATAAAATGCTTAATTCGTAG
- a CDS encoding RNA polymerase sigma factor, translating to MTQETFKNTVFILKDEMYRFAKRFVMSSDEAEDVVQDLMMKFWQKRDELEQFGNFKSYALKSVRNECLNRLKHHDVKIGFADMQLHRSELYSMEVDNLKDYIMGFINQLPEKQKMVIHLKDVEEYDVSEISEMLEMEENAVRVNLMRARQKVKEQISQLMSYEKRSITR from the coding sequence ATGACCCAAGAAACTTTTAAGAATACGGTGTTTATTCTCAAAGACGAGATGTATCGTTTTGCGAAAAGATTCGTCATGAGCAGTGATGAGGCTGAAGATGTGGTGCAGGATCTGATGATGAAGTTCTGGCAGAAAAGGGATGAACTGGAGCAATTTGGAAATTTCAAATCCTATGCGCTCAAATCCGTCAGGAACGAATGTCTGAACCGGTTGAAGCACCACGATGTAAAGATAGGTTTTGCAGATATGCAGCTTCACCGATCGGAGCTTTATAGTATGGAAGTCGATAACCTTAAAGATTATATCATGGGATTTATCAATCAGCTTCCGGAAAAACAAAAAATGGTCATCCATTTGAAAGATGTAGAAGAGTACGATGTTTCCGAAATTTCTGAAATGCTGGAAATGGAGGAAAATGCAGTAAGGGTAAACCTTATGCGGGCAAGACAAAAAGTAAAAGAACAAATCTCACAACTGATGAGCTATGAAAAAAGATCAATTACAAGATAA
- a CDS encoding GEVED domain-containing protein, giving the protein MKKTFLYGAALFSLSLTAQQHQQPSRICGFDDALKMQDRENPGLRQVFDKVIKKIQAEKKANPLSATGKTVNGVYEIPVVVHVIEGNNASYTRTDAQIQTWLDNANKMYAGTYPWPAAGTPADFGTSAVFPIKLVLAKRDPNCNATTGIVRYNGTSLAGYTTSGMAYQTGNGASRAAIKTLAPHWSETSYFNIYVITTFDGSNTPTAGLMGFAAFPNSTDAGYESFMKTGVVTNPHDTTFAHEFGHAMGLYHTFEGGRYDAVPGDNDYCPPTTGVCGEDDDEVCDTERAGSAYTFWPVIPSNSTINPCTGANYQGVQYNMMNYTNTVAQKFTAGQGDRIEDFFMLIRSSLTTSKGATALPATPVSTTPIAATCNPTGVANPSTASAFLAGPTSVKLGDINNSSAATWPGAPAFYVDYTTKACVANSYTPLVVGQQQTVEVGFLKATNLDQSIRVWIDYNNNGAFEASELVASGNNVQAGAGGYGTFTANFTPPATAVQDTPLRMRVSADMGGANVACGQLAYGQIEDYSVRLVQNLGTSEVKTDKDDLVIYPNPVATGDKVFIKAKNAKNLKVSISDMSGRLVVSPSVSEERTGIFKINQNLEKGVYMIQVSNGKDSKTSKLIIK; this is encoded by the coding sequence ATGAAGAAAACTTTCCTTTATGGAGCAGCGCTATTTTCGCTTTCGTTAACAGCACAGCAACATCAACAACCATCAAGAATATGCGGTTTTGATGACGCTTTAAAAATGCAGGATAGAGAAAACCCAGGTTTAAGACAGGTTTTTGATAAAGTAATCAAAAAAATTCAGGCAGAGAAAAAAGCAAATCCTCTATCTGCTACTGGTAAAACAGTAAACGGAGTTTATGAAATTCCTGTTGTAGTTCATGTAATTGAAGGAAACAATGCTTCCTATACGAGAACAGATGCCCAAATCCAGACTTGGTTGGATAATGCTAATAAAATGTATGCAGGTACATATCCTTGGCCGGCAGCAGGTACACCAGCAGATTTCGGAACTTCAGCTGTTTTTCCAATTAAACTTGTTTTGGCAAAAAGAGATCCTAACTGTAATGCAACTACAGGTATTGTAAGATACAACGGGACATCACTGGCTGGCTATACAACTTCAGGGATGGCTTACCAGACAGGAAACGGAGCTTCAAGAGCGGCAATCAAAACTTTGGCTCCGCACTGGTCGGAAACTTCATACTTTAATATTTATGTAATTACTACTTTTGATGGAAGTAACACTCCAACTGCAGGGCTTATGGGATTTGCAGCATTTCCAAACAGTACTGATGCAGGATATGAATCTTTTATGAAAACGGGGGTTGTAACGAATCCACACGATACGACATTCGCTCATGAATTCGGGCATGCAATGGGATTATATCATACTTTTGAAGGAGGAAGGTATGACGCTGTACCTGGTGATAACGACTATTGCCCGCCTACAACTGGTGTTTGTGGTGAAGATGATGATGAGGTGTGCGATACTGAAAGAGCAGGAAGTGCGTACACTTTCTGGCCTGTTATTCCTTCCAATTCTACAATTAATCCTTGTACTGGTGCAAATTATCAGGGGGTGCAGTATAATATGATGAATTATACCAATACTGTTGCTCAGAAGTTTACTGCTGGTCAGGGAGATAGAATTGAAGATTTCTTTATGTTGATCAGAAGCAGCTTAACAACTTCTAAAGGAGCTACAGCTCTTCCTGCAACACCGGTTTCAACAACTCCTATTGCAGCTACATGTAACCCTACAGGTGTTGCTAACCCTAGCACAGCAAGTGCGTTTCTTGCAGGACCTACGTCTGTAAAATTAGGTGATATCAACAATTCATCTGCGGCTACGTGGCCAGGTGCTCCTGCTTTCTATGTAGATTATACTACCAAAGCTTGTGTTGCTAATTCTTATACTCCATTAGTGGTAGGGCAGCAGCAAACTGTTGAGGTTGGATTCTTAAAAGCTACTAATCTGGATCAATCAATAAGAGTATGGATTGACTACAACAATAATGGTGCTTTTGAAGCAAGTGAATTAGTAGCATCAGGTAACAACGTTCAAGCTGGAGCAGGTGGTTACGGAACATTTACAGCTAACTTCACACCTCCGGCAACTGCGGTACAGGATACTCCACTTCGTATGAGAGTTTCAGCAGACATGGGTGGTGCCAATGTAGCTTGTGGACAATTAGCATATGGACAGATTGAAGACTATTCTGTAAGATTGGTGCAAAATCTTGGAACCTCTGAAGTAAAAACTGACAAAGATGATTTAGTAATCTATCCTAACCCGGTTGCTACTGGTGATAAAGTATTTATCAAAGCTAAAAATGCTAAGAACTTAAAGGTTTCTATTTCTGATATGTCAGGAAGATTGGTAGTAAGCCCATCTGTATCTGAAGAAAGAACCGGAATTTTCAAAATAAACCAAAACCTTGAAAAAGGAGTTTATATGATCCAGGTTTCTAACGGAAAAGATAGCAAAACATCTAAATTGATCATTAAGTAA
- a CDS encoding GlmU family protein codes for MQLVFSDAQYWEDFLPLTFTRPVAAMRCGILTFSERWQKILENTEVSYFTEMYLQDKFKSPEETESLFLVPNFIPTETVIQQIKDLKQGEALVYEDELIAAKINMKGFSLHQIEKMTDIKEELIFFKRPKDLFTYNHHAINFDFDLLTKGRASQELSSTNGFLGDKKDLFIEEGASIEFSTINTKTGKIYIGKNTEIMEGCHLRGPIALCDDSKFNLGAKIYGATTVGPHCKVGGEVNNIIIFGYSSKGHEGFVGNSVIGEWCNFGADSNSSNMKNNYGNVKFWNYRTKAFEDTGLQFAGLIMGDHSKTAINTQLNTGTVIGVASNIFKAGFPPNLIENFSWGGLKDDERFRLDKVYEVAERAMARRKVPLTEEDKAILKHIFDTY; via the coding sequence ATGCAATTAGTATTTTCAGACGCACAATATTGGGAAGATTTTCTTCCGCTTACCTTTACCCGTCCGGTTGCGGCCATGCGATGCGGAATCCTTACATTCTCCGAGAGATGGCAAAAGATCCTGGAAAATACCGAGGTGTCTTATTTTACGGAAATGTACCTTCAGGATAAATTTAAAAGTCCGGAAGAAACAGAAAGCCTTTTTCTTGTTCCAAACTTCATCCCGACTGAAACTGTAATTCAGCAGATTAAGGATCTTAAACAAGGAGAAGCACTGGTTTATGAAGACGAACTGATTGCTGCAAAAATTAATATGAAAGGGTTTTCTTTACATCAGATCGAAAAAATGACTGATATTAAAGAAGAACTGATATTCTTTAAAAGACCGAAAGATTTATTTACCTATAATCACCACGCGATTAATTTTGATTTTGATTTACTTACCAAAGGAAGAGCCTCACAGGAATTATCTTCCACCAACGGTTTTTTAGGCGATAAAAAAGATCTTTTCATTGAAGAAGGAGCTTCCATCGAATTTTCAACTATTAATACTAAAACAGGGAAAATATATATCGGTAAAAATACCGAGATTATGGAAGGTTGTCATCTTCGCGGACCTATTGCGCTGTGTGATGATTCTAAATTTAACCTGGGTGCTAAAATATACGGAGCGACTACTGTTGGCCCACATTGTAAAGTTGGAGGTGAAGTGAATAACATTATCATTTTCGGATACTCCAGCAAAGGGCATGAAGGTTTCGTAGGAAACTCTGTCATTGGTGAATGGTGCAACTTCGGGGCAGACAGCAATTCTTCCAATATGAAAAATAATTATGGAAATGTAAAATTCTGGAATTACAGAACCAAAGCTTTTGAAGATACAGGATTACAGTTTGCAGGTCTTATTATGGGAGATCATTCCAAAACAGCCATTAATACGCAATTGAATACCGGAACCGTAATAGGTGTTGCTTCCAATATCTTTAAAGCAGGTTTCCCACCAAACCTTATAGAAAACTTCTCATGGGGCGGATTAAAAGATGATGAAAGATTCAGATTAGATAAAGTATATGAAGTAGCAGAAAGAGCAATGGCCAGACGAAAAGTGCCTTTAACAGAGGAAGACAAGGCTATTCTGAAACATATTTTTGATACGTATTAA
- a CDS encoding nucleotide pyrophosphohydrolase: MEITQLQQQVDEWIKTIGVRYFNELTNMAMLTEEVGEVARIIARRYGEQSEKESDKSKDLGEELADVLFVTLCLANQTGVNLQEAFDKKMKIKTDRDKERHQNNEKLK, from the coding sequence ATGGAAATTACTCAATTACAACAGCAGGTGGACGAGTGGATTAAAACCATCGGTGTACGATATTTTAATGAACTCACCAATATGGCGATGCTGACAGAAGAAGTTGGCGAAGTTGCCAGAATTATTGCCAGAAGATATGGTGAACAGAGTGAAAAAGAAAGTGATAAAAGCAAAGATTTAGGTGAAGAACTGGCTGATGTACTTTTCGTGACATTATGCCTGGCCAATCAAACCGGAGTGAATCTACAAGAAGCTTTTGACAAGAAAATGAAGATAAAAACTGATCGCGATAAGGAACGCCATCAGAATAATGAAAAACTTAAATAA
- a CDS encoding DUF4252 domain-containing protein produces MKKLFIIFALAFSHFFNVYGQRDKFDQLFDKYQEVEGVTSIKIAKPMFGMLSSLNIDDSQLDQIKPLLSKINGLKILITENPEKSNTSDGRRVQNNLSQLSRDISSYLKNLNYSEIMSVNNSGAKIKFLSAEAKNGILDDLLLSIDGGGGESIFVMLDGKLSMDDVSKIISSSETKKNPISNTRNTLTSESNPSYLNGEARNVGDFSGIQVSTGVNVVFKQEKPTSVKVIADSDKLQYIITKVENGVLKIYIDNKGVRNLRFKNMSVNVSSPRMSSIDVSSGSNFTVVNSIQENNMRIDASSGANVTGDFKISGATDISASSGSNVRAGITTGNIAVKSSSGSNTSLNGSAESGTIDISSGAVCKADDLKLTYLETEATSGGNLSVNVSGKLKVRASSGGLVKYKGRPEIESNISKTSGGSLRPMD; encoded by the coding sequence ATGAAAAAACTATTCATAATATTCGCACTTGCTTTTTCTCATTTCTTTAATGTATATGGGCAAAGAGATAAATTCGACCAGCTTTTTGACAAATATCAGGAGGTAGAAGGCGTTACTTCTATTAAAATTGCCAAGCCTATGTTTGGGATGCTCAGCAGTTTGAACATCGATGATTCTCAGCTTGATCAGATCAAACCTTTGTTGTCAAAAATCAACGGATTAAAGATTTTGATTACAGAAAATCCTGAAAAATCGAATACCTCCGATGGACGCAGGGTTCAGAATAACCTTTCTCAGTTAAGCAGAGATATTTCCTCCTATCTGAAGAATCTGAATTATAGTGAAATCATGTCTGTAAATAACTCCGGAGCAAAAATAAAGTTCCTTTCTGCCGAAGCGAAAAATGGTATCCTTGATGATTTGCTGTTGAGCATTGATGGAGGAGGTGGAGAAAGCATTTTTGTAATGCTTGACGGTAAACTATCCATGGATGACGTCAGTAAAATCATCAGCTCCAGCGAAACGAAGAAAAATCCGATTTCCAATACAAGAAATACCCTTACTTCAGAAAGTAACCCTTCCTATTTGAATGGTGAAGCAAGAAATGTCGGTGATTTCTCCGGAATTCAGGTGAGTACGGGAGTTAATGTAGTGTTCAAGCAGGAAAAGCCAACGAGTGTAAAAGTGATTGCTGATTCGGATAAACTACAATATATCATTACCAAAGTAGAAAATGGAGTGTTGAAGATTTATATTGATAATAAAGGTGTTAGGAATTTGAGATTTAAAAATATGAGTGTAAATGTTTCCTCTCCGAGAATGAGCAGTATTGATGTCTCATCGGGATCAAACTTTACAGTGGTCAACTCCATTCAGGAGAATAATATGAGAATTGATGCTTCATCAGGAGCTAACGTGACAGGTGATTTTAAAATCTCGGGAGCGACAGATATTTCTGCTTCTTCAGGATCCAATGTCAGAGCAGGAATTACAACCGGAAATATTGCCGTTAAAAGTTCAAGCGGATCCAATACAAGCTTAAATGGAAGTGCCGAATCCGGAACCATTGATATCAGCAGCGGGGCAGTTTGTAAAGCAGATGATTTAAAACTTACTTATCTGGAAACAGAAGCTACATCAGGAGGAAATCTTTCTGTAAATGTATCCGGAAAATTAAAAGTAAGAGCATCTTCTGGAGGATTGGTAAAATATAAAGGAAGACCGGAAATAGAATCCAATATCAGCAAAACATCAGGAGGAAGTTTAAGACCAATGGATTAA
- a CDS encoding type B 50S ribosomal protein L31, with product MKNGIHPENYRLVVFKDMSNDEVFLCKSTAETKDTIEYEGQEYPLIKMEISSTSHPFYTGKVKLVDTAGRVDKFMNKYKKFAK from the coding sequence ATGAAAAACGGAATTCACCCAGAAAATTATAGACTTGTTGTTTTCAAAGATATGAGTAACGACGAGGTGTTTCTTTGCAAGTCTACTGCAGAAACAAAAGATACTATCGAGTACGAAGGACAAGAGTACCCATTAATTAAAATGGAAATCTCTTCAACCTCTCACCCTTTCTACACTGGTAAAGTGAAATTAGTTGACACTGCAGGTAGAGTTGATAAGTTCATGAACAAATACAAAAAATTCGCTAAGTAA